A section of the Desulfuromonas sp. genome encodes:
- the hemG gene encoding protoporphyrinogen oxidase gives MTRIAVIGAGISGLSTAYALQGQARAAGLEVEIVVLEKKDRIGGKIWSIREEGFLCEWGPNGFLDNKPMTLELCQSLGIRDRLLRSDDNARKRFIYSEGVLHRLPENGPSFLKSKLISWPGKLRLAYEMLVPPYRGDADETLADFGRRRLGAEALDKLIAPMVSGIFAGDPETMSLKSCFPRIHQLETEYGGLIKAMAKLAKQKKAERKAGKAVASAAGPGGILTSFVDGIQELTDSTSAALVSNVRTGAGLAALKKKEGGYELCLEDGGIMDAEVVVSSAPAHALVPVIAGLDGGVAEILGQIPYATMNVVCFGYERDKIARDLDGFGYLTPKKEGRSTLGTLWDSSIFPNRAPEGHVLLRSMMGGATNPGAIDLAEAEVKARTMADLKQIMGIDAEPDFVRIFRHEKAIPQYTAGHGKRLVALDQQLEKHPGLYFTGNAFSGVGLNDCVNASNQIAAKVIDFLNRL, from the coding sequence CGCCCTCCAGGGGCAGGCCCGGGCGGCCGGCCTGGAGGTGGAGATCGTCGTTCTGGAGAAGAAGGATCGGATCGGCGGTAAGATCTGGAGCATCCGGGAGGAGGGCTTTCTGTGCGAGTGGGGCCCCAACGGCTTTCTCGACAACAAGCCGATGACCCTGGAGCTATGCCAAAGCCTCGGCATTCGCGACCGCCTGCTGCGCTCCGACGACAACGCCCGCAAGCGCTTTATCTATTCGGAAGGGGTGTTGCACCGGCTGCCCGAAAACGGGCCCTCCTTCCTCAAGTCGAAGCTGATCTCCTGGCCCGGCAAGCTGCGTCTGGCCTACGAGATGCTCGTGCCGCCCTACCGGGGGGATGCCGACGAGACCCTGGCCGACTTCGGTCGGCGCCGCCTGGGGGCCGAGGCCCTCGACAAGCTCATCGCGCCGATGGTCTCCGGCATTTTCGCCGGCGACCCGGAGACCATGAGCCTGAAGAGCTGCTTCCCCCGCATTCACCAGCTGGAGACCGAGTACGGCGGCCTGATCAAGGCCATGGCGAAGCTGGCCAAGCAGAAGAAGGCCGAGCGCAAGGCGGGCAAGGCGGTCGCCAGCGCCGCCGGCCCGGGCGGCATACTCACCTCCTTCGTGGACGGCATCCAGGAACTGACCGACAGCACCTCCGCGGCCCTCGTTTCGAATGTGCGGACCGGTGCCGGCCTCGCCGCTCTCAAAAAGAAAGAGGGGGGCTACGAACTGTGCCTGGAGGACGGCGGCATTATGGACGCCGAGGTCGTGGTCAGCTCCGCGCCCGCCCATGCCCTGGTGCCGGTGATAGCCGGCCTCGACGGGGGCGTTGCCGAGATCCTCGGCCAGATCCCCTACGCCACCATGAACGTCGTCTGCTTCGGCTACGAGCGCGACAAGATCGCCCGCGACCTGGATGGCTTCGGCTACCTGACCCCCAAAAAGGAGGGGCGCAGCACTCTCGGGACCCTCTGGGATTCGAGCATCTTCCCCAACCGGGCCCCCGAGGGGCACGTTCTGCTGCGTTCCATGATGGGGGGGGCGACCAACCCCGGTGCCATCGACCTGGCCGAGGCAGAGGTGAAGGCCAGGACCATGGCCGACCTGAAGCAGATCATGGGGATCGACGCCGAGCCCGACTTCGTTCGCATCTTTCGGCACGAAAAGGCCATCCCTCAGTACACGGCGGGCCATGGCAAGCGACTGGTCGCTCTCGACCAACAGCTCGAAAAGCACCCCGGCCTGTACTTCACCGGCAACGCCTTTTCCGGGGTGGGTCTGAACGATTGCGTCAACGCCTCCAACCAGATCGCGGCCAAGGTGATCGATTTTCTAAACCGCTTATAG